One part of the Gossypium raimondii isolate GPD5lz chromosome 1, ASM2569854v1, whole genome shotgun sequence genome encodes these proteins:
- the LOC128041351 gene encoding desmethyl-deoxy-podophyllotoxin synthase-like gives MKRVQLFRSVREEQVSSLIRSIFSKTGKEINLGEMLCNLSYNITLRTAFAGRCKKHEAFISFLMKFVEAMAGFNIADLFPSIKFLPDLSGMRAELERFHHDIDTMLESIIQEHRDSSANPEDSVDVTEDLVDVLLNLQDHGGLEFPLTINNIKAVILDILMGGTETSSTLAEWAMLEMMKNPRILGKAQAEVRELYDKTGDVNESNLHELKYLKLVIKGTLRLHPPLPLLIPRENSERCEINGYEIPAKTRVIVNAWAIGRDSNYWNEAERFYPERFIDGSVDYKGTNFEFIPLGAGRRICPGMSYGMAVVELSLAKLLSHFDWKLPNGMKNEDLDMTEAFGVSVKRKNELHVIPIPYCQ, from the exons ATGAAACGAGTACAATTATTCCGTTCAGTCAGAGAAGAGCAGGTGTCAAGTTTAATTAGATCCATCTTTTCTAAGACAGGAAAGGAAATCAATCTTGGAGAAATGTTATGCAATTTATCATATAACATCACTTTAAGGACTGCTTTCGCAGGAAGGTGCAAGAAACACGAAGCattcatttcatttctcatGAAATTCGTGGAAGCTATGGCTGGTTTTAATATTGCTGATCTGTTTCCATCCATCAAATTTCTTCCGGATCTCAGTGGGATGAGAGCCGAACTTGAGAGGTTTCACCATGATATAGACACAATGCTTGAAAGCATCATTCAAGAACATAGAGATAGCAGTGCAAATCCGGAGGACAGTGTTGATGTAACAGAGGATCTAGTTGATGTTCTTCTGAATCTTCAGGATCATGGAGGACTTGAGTTTCCCTTAACAATTAACAACATCAAAGCTGTTATCCTG GACATTCTCATGGGTGGAACTGAGACATCTTCAACTCTAGCAGAATGGGCAATGTTGGAAATGATGAAAAATCCTAGGATCCTTGGAAAAGCACAAGCCGAGGTGAGGGAACTCTATGATAAAACAGGGGATGTTAATGAGTCAAACCTTCATGAACTGAAGTACTTGAAGTTGGTTATAAAGGGAACTCTAAGATTACACCCTCCTCTACCTTTGCTAATTCCAAGAGAAAATAGTGAGAGATGTGAGATTAATGGATATGAGATACCAGCCAAGACCAGAGTGATTGTTAATGCATGGGCAATTGGAAGAGATTCCAACTACTGGAATGAAGCCGAGAGGTTCTATCCAGAGAGATTCATCGATGGTTCAGTTGACTATAAAGGGACTAACTTCGAGTTTATTCCACTTGGTGCTGGAAGGAGGATATGTCCTGGCATGTCATATGGTATGGCTGTTGTCGAGCTTTCCCTTGCAAAATTACTATCCCATTTTGATTGGAAACTCCCCAACGGAATGAAAAATGAGGATCTAGACATGACCGAGGCTTTTGGCGTTtctgttaaaagaaaaaacgagCTCCACGTTATTCCCATTCCGTATTGTCAATAG